A single region of the Stigmatopora argus isolate UIUO_Sarg chromosome 6, RoL_Sarg_1.0, whole genome shotgun sequence genome encodes:
- the fbxo42 gene encoding F-box only protein 42: MSQTIIHDDRCFVAMDTEDDGANPTRIIEALEAKMESYREEGNMDTFAKTGRRTMMELPEEVLEYILSFLSPYQEHKTAALVCKQWYRLIKGVAYQCYHGFIRAVQEGNIQWESRTYPYPGTPITQRFSHSACYYDSNQSMYVFGGCTQSSCNAAFNDLWRLDLNSKEWIRPLASGSYPSPKAGATLVMHKDLLVLFGGWTRPSPYPLHQPERFFDEIHTYSPSKNWWNCIVTTQGPPPMAGHSSSVIGNGMVVFGGSLGARQMSNDVWVLDLEHWSWSKPAISGPCPHPRGGQSQIVIDDHTLLILGGCGGPNALLKDAWLLHMEVPTWRWQQLQVENEDHGAPELWCHPACRVGQCVVVFSQAPSGRAPLSPSLNSRPSPISAIPAPLGSEPPSLRSQSPVRSGTAGVVLGAIEEAPCVNGRWGTLRPRPTARGSARDGSPSSSQQLSPSQCPDSPPLPPPLPNGTSHSPRTSPAQVASPPLRGQQTASADCSWEVTQHPEVHSTNGLHTPPACSPRTPPGAVSPAALRRGLEAVKNTSPASLPSSLSSPSIQAQGPTSGGASGGVAAGTPGTPPSSSSPPQAAGADGHAIPPIARRLGHHPPQSLNVGKPLYQSVCCKPMQMYVLDVSRAKTAGTVAWRVYGNGTPTAVTGPPETSLHTVVQGRGELIIFGGLMDKKQNVKYYPKTNALYFVRAKR; the protein is encoded by the exons ATGTCCCAAACGATCATCCATGACGATCGATGCTTCGTTGCCATGGACACAGAGGACGATGGTGCCAACCCCACCAGAATAATAGAAGCCCTTGAGGCAAAGATGGAGTCTTATCGGGAAGAAGGGAACATGGACACTTTTGCCAAAACTGGTCGGAGAACCATGATGGAGCTTCCCGAGGAAGTCCTTGAATACATCCTGTCTTTTCTGTCACCATACCAAGAACACAAAACAGCTGCTCTCGTATGCAAGCAGTGGTATCGCCTCATTAAag gTGTTGCTTACCAATGCTATCATGGTTTCATAAGAGCTGTGCAGGAGGGAAACATTCAATGGGAAAGTCGAACATACCCTTATCCAGGAACTCCAATAACTCAGCGGTTTTCACACA GCGCCTGTTATTATGACTCAAATCAGTCCATGTATGTGTTTGGTGGCTGCACACAAAGTAGCTGCAATGCTGCTTTTAATGATTTGTGGAGACTGGACTTGAACAGCAAGGAGTGGATCCGTCCTCTGGCATCAG GCTCGTACCCGTCACCTAAAGCTGGAGCTACTCTCGTGATGCACAAAGATCTGTTGGTGCTATTCGGAGGCTGGACGAGACCTAGcccttacccactacaccaacCGGAGAGATTCTTTGATGAAATACACACCTACTCCCCCTCAAAGAACTG GTGGAACTGCATTGTGACGACACAAGGACCGCCACCCATGGCTGGCCACTCATCATCTGTTATTGGAAACGGCATGGTGGTGTTTGGAGGCTCGCTAGGAGCACGGCAAAT GAGTAACGATGTGTGGGTTTTGGATCTGGAACACTGGTCCTGGTCCAAACCAGCCATATCTGGCCCGTGTCCACACCCGCGAGGTGGCCAATCACAG ATTGTGATTGATGATCACACATTGCTCATCTTGGGAGGCTGTGGAGGCCCAAATGCG CTGCTCAAGGATGCCTGGCTGCTTCACATGGAGGTACCCACGTGGAGGTGGCAGCAGTTGCAGGTGGAAAACGAGGATCATGGGGCCCCAGAGCTTTGGTGCCACCCAGCTTGTAGA GTGGGCCAGTGTGTGGTGGTGTTCTCACAGGCTCCTTCTGGCCGTGCACCACTAAGCCCAAGTCTTAATTCTCGGCCCTCTCCCATAAGTGCCATACCCGCCCCCCTGGGCTCAGAACCTCCTTCATTGCGCTCTCAGTCTCCCGTTAGGAGCGGGACGGCCGGCGTCGTTCTGGGCGCCATCGAAGAGGCTCCCTGCGTTAACGGCCGATGGGGCACCCTGAGACCCCGGCCGACCGCCAGGGGAAGCGCCAGAGACGGCAGCCCGTCATCTTCCCAGCAGCTGTCTCCTTCGCAATGCCCCGACAGCCCTCCGCTGCCTCCGCCGTTGCCGAATGGGACCTCCCATTCCCCGCGGACCAGTCCGGCACAGGTTGCATCACCGCCCCTTCGCGGCCAACAAACAGCCTCCGCAGACTGTAGCTGGGAGGTCACACAGCACCCCGAAGTGCACAGCACTAACGGCCTGCACACACCTCCCGCGTGTTCCCCGCGTACTCCCCCGGGAGCGGTGTCCCCCGCTGCCTTACGACGAGGCCTGGAAGCAGTGAAAAACACGTCTCCGGCATCTTTACCTTCTTCGTTATCGTCGCCTTCAATTCAAGCGCAGGGACCTACTTCCGGAGGAGCAAGTGGCGGAGTTGCAGCCGGCACCCCGGGAACTCCCCCGTCCTCGTCCAGTCCCCCGCAGGCCGCAGGCGCGGATGGACACGCGATCCCACCGATCGCCCGGCGCCTGGGCCATCATCCCCCTCAGAGTCTGAACGTAGGTAAACCTCTTTATCAGTCGGTCTGTTGCAAACCAATGCAGATGTACGTGTTGGATGTGTCACGCGCCAAAACCGCCGGCACCGTGGCCTGGAGAGTTTACGGAAACGGTACCCCCACCGCAGTTACGGGGCCCCCGGAGACCAGCCTCCACACTGTGGTGCAGGGTAGAGGGGAGCTTATTATCTTTGGAGGCCTGATGGACAAGAAACAGAACGTGAAGTACTACCCTAAGACAAACGCCTTGTACTTTGTCCGTGCAAAAAGGTAA